The Amycolatopsis sp. 195334CR genome window below encodes:
- a CDS encoding GNAT family N-acetyltransferase has protein sequence MQIREATVAELATLPALESAADSIFAELGFPPLPPPGSPDELAAARLVLVAGTPPAGFARVEVVDGNAHLEQLAVHPAHFRQGIGTLLVRAVVDWARDNGFPAVTLCTFADIPWNGPFYRKLGFTDVLDPSPGLRELRAHEQAVGLDDLGPRTVLRFSL, from the coding sequence ATGCAGATCCGGGAAGCGACCGTCGCGGAGCTGGCCACGTTGCCGGCACTCGAATCGGCCGCCGATTCGATCTTCGCCGAACTGGGATTCCCGCCGCTGCCGCCGCCGGGGAGTCCCGACGAGCTGGCCGCCGCCCGGCTGGTGCTGGTCGCGGGCACCCCGCCGGCCGGTTTCGCCAGGGTCGAGGTGGTCGACGGCAACGCGCACCTGGAACAACTCGCCGTGCACCCGGCGCACTTCCGCCAGGGCATCGGCACGCTGCTGGTGCGCGCCGTCGTCGACTGGGCGCGGGACAACGGGTTCCCCGCGGTGACGCTGTGCACCTTCGCGGACATCCCGTGGAACGGCCCGTTCTACCGGAAGCTCGGCTTCACCGACGTGCTCGACCCGTCCCCGGGCCTGCGTGAGCTACGCGCGCACGAACAAGCAGTGGGCCTGGACGATCTGGGGCCGCGCACGGTCCTCCGGTTTTCCCTCTGA
- a CDS encoding ferredoxin: MRISTDVDRCVGAGQCVLAEPEVFDQNEEDGTVVLLTDEVSGETADRVREATYICPAQALSISD, encoded by the coding sequence GTGAGGATCAGCACGGACGTCGACCGCTGCGTCGGTGCCGGGCAGTGCGTGCTCGCCGAGCCGGAGGTGTTCGACCAGAACGAGGAGGACGGCACGGTCGTCCTGCTGACCGACGAGGTGAGCGGGGAGACCGCGGACCGGGTGCGGGAAGCCACCTACATCTGCCCGGCGCAGGCTCTGTCCATTTCGGACTAG
- a CDS encoding cytochrome P450, producing the protein MERRCPYAPPAEYDRIRAENPVSQVELPTGKRAWVLTRHEDVRTMLADPRFSSDRANPRFPALVDNARVRESFKPSLISMDPPEHGPARRAVVGEFTVRRMEALRPRIQEIVDQAIDDLLAAGEPADLVTHLSLPVPSLVICELLGVPYADHEFFQQHSGRLLSRETPPEDRRDAVDQLTGYLDKLIAEKEEAPTDDLLGRQILKQREEGEVDHEALVSLGFLLLVAGHETTANMISLGVVALLEHPDQLQLLRDDPGVTLSAVEELLRYFTIAELATTRLATEDVEIGGVLIKAGEGVLGLSNAANHDPAAYERPDELDIARGARNHVAFGFGAHQCLGQNLARMELQIVFDTLFRRVPSLRIARAIDELDYKRNSTIYGLHSLPVAWS; encoded by the coding sequence ATGGAGCGCCGCTGCCCGTACGCCCCACCCGCCGAATACGACCGGATCCGCGCGGAGAACCCGGTGTCGCAGGTCGAACTGCCCACCGGCAAGCGGGCCTGGGTGCTCACCCGGCACGAGGACGTGCGCACCATGCTCGCCGACCCCCGGTTCAGCTCGGACCGGGCGAACCCGCGGTTTCCGGCGCTGGTGGACAACGCGAGGGTGCGCGAGTCGTTCAAGCCTTCGCTGATCTCTATGGACCCGCCCGAGCACGGGCCGGCGCGGCGCGCGGTGGTCGGGGAGTTCACCGTGCGCCGGATGGAGGCGCTGCGGCCGCGGATCCAGGAGATCGTCGACCAGGCCATCGACGACCTGCTGGCCGCAGGCGAGCCCGCCGACCTGGTCACCCACCTGTCGCTGCCGGTGCCGTCGCTGGTGATCTGCGAGCTGCTGGGCGTGCCGTACGCCGACCACGAGTTCTTCCAGCAGCACTCGGGCAGGCTGCTCAGCCGGGAAACCCCGCCCGAGGACCGGCGGGACGCGGTCGACCAGCTCACCGGGTACCTGGACAAGCTGATCGCGGAGAAGGAGGAGGCGCCGACCGACGACCTGCTCGGCAGGCAGATCCTCAAGCAGCGCGAGGAGGGCGAGGTCGATCACGAGGCGCTGGTCAGCCTCGGCTTCCTGCTGCTGGTCGCCGGGCACGAGACCACCGCGAACATGATCTCGCTCGGCGTGGTCGCGCTGCTCGAACACCCGGACCAACTGCAGCTGCTGCGCGACGACCCGGGTGTCACGCTGAGCGCGGTCGAGGAACTGCTGCGGTACTTCACCATCGCGGAACTGGCCACCACCCGGCTGGCCACCGAGGACGTGGAGATCGGCGGGGTGCTGATCAAGGCGGGCGAGGGCGTGCTCGGCCTGTCGAACGCCGCGAACCACGACCCGGCGGCCTACGAGCGGCCGGACGAGCTGGACATCGCGCGGGGCGCGCGGAACCACGTGGCCTTCGGTTTCGGCGCGCACCAGTGCCTCGGCCAGAACCTGGCGCGGATGGAACTGCAGATCGTGTTCGACACGCTGTTCCGGCGGGTGCCGTCGCTGCGCATCGCGCGGGCGATCGACGAGCTGGACTACAAGCGCAACAGCACGATCTACGGGCTGCACTCGCTGCCGGTGGCGTGGTCGTGA
- a CDS encoding TetR/AcrR family transcriptional regulator gives MTVEQEETRLRADARRNRDQILAAAKELFADAGPDVPMEEIARRAGVGVGTLYRRFPDRTSLLREIARDTFRSVLLEARAAEEEEPTAWDALVRFLRLTQKVKLSVQLAMLSPLAREVLQEDPRTREFRREALGILDRIVEHAQEEGTLRPDVGPGDVTIMLSLLLRELPPRSAAVASFATERCIQLMLDGLSARPGTPLPGRAVTSADLLME, from the coding sequence ATGACGGTGGAACAAGAGGAGACCCGGTTGCGGGCGGACGCGCGGCGCAACCGCGATCAGATCCTCGCCGCCGCCAAGGAGTTGTTCGCCGACGCCGGGCCCGACGTGCCGATGGAGGAGATCGCGCGCCGCGCGGGCGTCGGCGTCGGCACGCTCTACCGGCGCTTCCCGGACCGCACTTCGCTGCTGCGCGAGATCGCCAGGGACACCTTCCGCAGCGTGCTGCTCGAGGCGCGGGCCGCGGAGGAAGAGGAGCCGACGGCCTGGGACGCACTCGTCCGGTTCCTCCGGCTCACCCAGAAGGTGAAGCTGAGCGTGCAGCTGGCCATGCTGTCACCGCTCGCGCGGGAGGTGCTCCAGGAGGACCCGCGCACCCGCGAATTCCGCCGCGAGGCGCTCGGCATCCTGGACCGGATCGTCGAGCACGCGCAGGAGGAGGGCACGCTGCGGCCCGACGTGGGTCCCGGCGACGTGACCATCATGCTGTCGCTGCTGCTGCGTGAACTGCCGCCGAGGTCGGCGGCGGTGGCCTCGTTCGCCACCGAGCGCTGCATCCAGCTGATGCTGGACGGGCTGAGCGCCCGGCCGGGCACGCCGTTGCCCGGCCGGGCGGTGACCAGCGCCGATCTGCTGATGGAGTAG
- a CDS encoding aldehyde dehydrogenase family protein has protein sequence MSDRLSVTKTYKLYIGGKFPRSESGRSYPVSDAKGKFLANASHASRKDVRDAVVAARKAFGGWSGATAYNRGQVLFRVAEVLEGRRDQFVSEVSACEGVPAKKAESLVDAAIDRWVWYAGWTDKIATVLGAANPVAGPYFSFTVPEPTGVVGVLAPQQSSLLGLVSVLAPVLATGSTAVVVSSADRPLPAITLSEVLATSDVPGGVANILTGRAAELGSWLASHGDVNALDPTGAAEADRAELAKAAAGTVKRVLSVPAEEPDWTAQPDIKRLRRYLEAKTVWHPLGV, from the coding sequence ATGTCTGATCGTCTTTCGGTGACCAAGACCTACAAGCTCTACATCGGCGGGAAGTTCCCGCGGTCGGAGTCCGGGCGCTCGTACCCGGTGTCCGACGCCAAGGGCAAGTTCCTGGCCAACGCCTCGCACGCCTCGCGCAAGGACGTCCGCGACGCCGTGGTGGCCGCGCGCAAGGCCTTCGGCGGCTGGTCCGGCGCCACCGCCTACAACCGCGGCCAGGTGCTGTTCCGCGTGGCCGAGGTGCTCGAAGGCCGCCGCGACCAGTTCGTCAGCGAGGTGAGCGCCTGCGAAGGCGTGCCGGCCAAGAAGGCGGAGTCCCTGGTGGACGCCGCGATCGACCGCTGGGTCTGGTACGCGGGCTGGACCGACAAGATCGCCACCGTGCTCGGGGCGGCGAACCCGGTGGCGGGCCCGTACTTCTCCTTCACCGTGCCGGAGCCGACCGGGGTGGTCGGCGTGCTGGCGCCGCAGCAGTCGTCCCTGCTGGGCCTGGTCAGCGTGCTGGCGCCGGTGCTGGCCACCGGATCCACCGCGGTGGTGGTGAGCAGCGCCGACCGGCCGTTGCCGGCGATCACCCTGTCCGAGGTGCTGGCCACCTCGGATGTGCCGGGCGGGGTGGCGAACATCCTCACCGGGCGTGCCGCGGAACTCGGTTCCTGGCTGGCTTCGCACGGGGACGTCAACGCGCTGGACCCGACCGGGGCGGCCGAGGCCGACCGCGCCGAGCTGGCGAAGGCGGCCGCGGGCACGGTCAAGCGGGTGCTCAGCGTGCCCGCCGAGGAGCCGGACTGGACCGCGCAGCCGGACATCAAGCGGCTGCGGCGGTACCTGGAGGCCAAGACGGTCTGGCACCCGCTCGGCGTCTGA